The genome window GATACAGATTATGGAAATCAGTTATATGTAAGTTTTAAAATGATTTAAATCTAACTTATACctgattatgtatatatatataatatgtgacTGACTATCTATATGGTTTCACTTGCAGTCAACTGTTTACATTTATGAAGGAAAACAAAGTTGTTTCTTTGCAAATGCTGCTAATGAAGATCAAAAACTCACCTTTGAAAACACTGAATACAATGTTCCTGGTTGGTCTGTTAGCATTCTCCCTGATTGCTTCAAAGAAGTTTATAACACTGCGAaggtaatatatataattagtttcACGACTGCGTATGTGTGTGCATGAAGTGATCATGATTCTGTGACTGATGTTATgagcatgttttttttttttttttaaaatataaaaatggcAGGTTAACACCCAAACATCAGTAATGGTGAAGAGAGGCAATGAAGCTGATGATGAAGAGGAACCCTATTCATTGAAATGGACATGGAGGCCTGAGAACTTAATGAACCTTGACACTGTTCTTGCTCAAGGAGATGCATTAGCTACAACTGAACTGTTGGACCAAAAATTCTTCAATGACACTTCTGACTACTTGTGGTACTTGACTAGGTAAGATAATCCACATTCCCTTCCATTCCTAATCAgttcatcaatatatatatatgctttaatctacattttgcttttgttttactgattttgttcttcttcttagtGTTGAAATTCAAGAAAGTGATCCTCTTTGGGGTCTTGACACAACGCTTCATGTACACACCGATGGCCACATAGTTCATGCTTTTCTAAATGGAAAGCACATTGGTAAGAAATGCAGTTTTGTTGTATATCTGAATCCAGTTTTGTCTGTTGGGGGTTAACTAACAGAATGAATGTTAATGGGATTTCAGGATCAAAATATAGTCCAGATGGTCATAATCATTTCATATTTGAAACAAACGCAAAACTAAAGCTCGGAACCAATGAAATAGTTTTGCTTAGTGTCACTGCTGGATTGCCTGTAAGTAGAATTGCATTCTCTGTCTTTTGAGTATTATCTTCAacttaaacatatatatatatatataacaaattttGACCTGGTTTTGTAGAACTACGGTGCCAAATTCGAAGAGATCAGGACGGGAATTCATGGACCGGTTAGATTGTTTGCTACTAAGAACAATGAGGTGATAAAGAAGGTGTTAGATAACAGTAAATGGGTTTATCACATCGGCTTACATGGTGAAAAGATGGAGTTATACCTACCTGGTACTAATCCAAAACACCCTTGGCAATCTGAAAATCTGCCATCAAACAGGATGTTTGTTTGGTACAAGGTAATAATGTATTTTGCTgtcttatatatgttttgtcttATGTTTCAAAAGCATTTGCTGATATGGAAAAAATCTAATTGTTCTGTTTCAGACAACCTTCAAGGCTCCATTGGGTACTGATCCAGTTGTGGTGGACTTGTTGGgtttgggcaaaggacatgcATGGGTGAATGGCAGAAGCATTGGGAGATACTGGCCAAGCTACCTTGCTAGTGAAAATGGTTGTGATGATATTCACAAGTGCGATTATCGAGGAGCTTACGGGGCTGATAAGTGCGTCACCAACTGCGGGAAATCTTCTCAGCAATGGTACCATATTCCAAGAGAGTTTCTGAACGAAGACAAGAACGAGTTGGTTTTGTTCGAAGAAATGGGAGGAACTCCTCTTCTTGTCAACTTCCAGACAGTTACTGTGGGAAGAATTTGTGCAAATGCTAACGAAGGTGTGAATTTGGAACTATCTTGCCAAGGTGAGAGAGTTATATCAGACATAAAGTTTGCAAGCTTTGGTGAACCAAAAGGCAGTTGTGGTGAATTTGTGAAAGGCAGTTGTGAGTCTCCTAACACCTTGTCTGTGCTCAGAAATCTGTGTGTTGGCAAGGGTAGCTGTGCTGTTAATGTGACTGAAGACACTCTTGGCGCAACTGGTTGCAAATGTGGGCAGTATAGGCTCGCTGTCGAAGCCATTTGTTAGAGAGATTGATATTAAGTTAGGGTAGAAGATGTGCTAGTTCTATGTTTTTCTCCCGTTAGGATATTAGTTTAGGAATTAGTACTCCAGTAGGTTTGTTTTCAGTACTTATATGTTCAATGAAAAGTTCTTGAAATTTCAATATATTAAGTCTCATTTTTAtacatttattttgtttcccaACACATTTGCCATCTCTACTGCATGCATGCCTATCATCAGTGACAGGACTTGAGAGTTTCTGTAATAAAAACTGTATAACAAGCTAGACTTTTCATTCAAAGACCAACTACTCTCCCTAGAGTACTACTTGTTCACACTTCTTGTCAGTTTCTCACTATGCTGATACTTGGGCTTCTTCAAGCTTGATCATTACAAGGACCTGATTAGAAATCGGGAGAAACCCTTTCACTTGTGAAGCCTTCTATAGTTTTTACAAATATTGCCTGATGCCGCTAAAGTCATTCCATCAAAACTCATACAGGCAGCGGAGCAGTTGAAGCAGACGAAAATGGTAATCGAGTTTGATAAGATCAAGGTCTCCAATCCCCTCGTTGAAATGGATGGTCTGATATCTTCCATCTCCCTATTCTTCAATTTCTTACATATATCAAAGTTACTGGATTTTTTTAAGAATAATCAGAACCACTAGCAAAGTTGCTGGATTTCAGTTTGCTCATCGATTGATGCTACCAATTCCCTTCtttctttatgcaatttgacaAATCTCTTTTGTTTGTTGCTTCAAAGGCAATTTCTTTATGATTACAAAATTCATATATTTACTTGAGtattttatcttctctctcacaCAAACATATGTCTTGATCTCTGCAAGTGATTAACACGCGGATGGTTTCTGCTGTCTGTAGCCGCCACGTGGTGACGTGTTCGTCGGACACGACACGTGGTTTGCATGCCAGCGTTGGACGACACGTCAAATCACGTTTTAAGCCGAGGCGATGTAAGACGACGGGGAAGGGAAGTTGTCGCCCGTCGGTGACTGATACCAGGAAGTAAGGTACGGCAATGCTCCACGTGGATGTCCATGTGGAATGTAGGGACAGATTGCTCAGGCTATAGTATGATTTCTTAAGGCTTTGTTAATGCCCAACTCGGCCCAGTTCTGGTATCGAACTGGTACCTGAATCATGATTAGGCCCAACTAATAGCCCAATTCTAGTCCTTTTACGCCTGTTAACATATGATTAGGCCCAATTTCTTAATTCAGCTGCTGAATctatcttttcatttttaatCGTATATTAGGCTTCTCTTAGTGATAATTAAACCCAGTCTAAACTAAGAAGCAGAATTCCATTCCTCCTTCAATTCTTTGTCTTTGTCTATTAGAATGTTGTACACTTGGAATAAAGCTCTACTACATCTGCATCTTCCGATCCACTAATCTATCATTATCACACGATAATTATAACTTAGATGAATTGATCAAGTATGATTATCATTTTGGCTTTCACTCACTCCCTAGCTTCATGCATGGCTAATCATTATCATAACTTAAGATTAAAATGAGCAATTCActtatcaaatattcaaaggtGACAGCAGACTGACTTTACGTACAAATTCATTGATTGATAAAAGTTTTATCAAAGATAGATTGAATGTTAATATCAATAATTATCTCTCTAAAACGTTGAACATTATCATTTCTCCATTTCCTTCACTATAAATACCCCCCACAGATACACTACTTGGCTTCATAAATCACACATTTCCTCTTCATCTCTCCATTGCAAATGAAAATGGCGAGAATTGGAGTTAATCTGTCTCTCTGTAGTCTCTTTGTGTTTGCTTTGTTGGCTGCTGCTTCATATGCCATTGATTTATCATACGATGATCGAGCATTAACGATCAATGGAGAAAGGAAGCTTATTGTATCAGGCTCCATTCACTACCCTCGTAGCACTGCTGAGGTAATTAAGTccatgcactttctttctttttgtttaacGAATATGTTAACATattattaattaactaattaattgtGCTTGCTTGATTTTGCAATTATATACAGATGTGGCCAGACTTGATTAAGAAAGCCAAAGAGGGTGGTCTCAACGCAATTGAGACTTACGTGTTCTGGAATGCACACGAGCCTCTACGTCGTCAGGTTCTTTATATtacttattaattaatactgATTTTCTAAAAATGTCATact of Tripterygium wilfordii isolate XIE 37 chromosome 13, ASM1340144v1, whole genome shotgun sequence contains these proteins:
- the LOC120013133 gene encoding beta-galactosidase-like, coding for MWPDLIRKAKEGGLNTIETYVFWNAHEPLRRQYDFSGNLDLVRFIKTIHEAGLYAILRIGPYVCAEWNFGGLPVWLTNIPNMHMRTNNDAFKNEMQNFTTLIVDMMKHKKLLATQGGPIIVAQIENEYGNIEWSYGDDGKKYIGWCANLAESYKVGVPWIMCQQNDAPEPMINTCNGYYCDQFQPKKNVPKMWTENWTGWFKNWGMKDPHRTAEDVAFAVARFFQLGGTLQNYYMYHGGTNFGRVAGGPYISTTYDYDAPLDEYGNLNQPKWGHLKKLHELLYAMEKTLTYGERKDTDYGNQLYSTVYIYEGKQSCFFANAANEDQKLTFENTEYNVPGWSVSILPDCFKEVYNTAKVNTQTSVMVKRGNEADDEEEPYSLKWTWRPENLMNLDTVLAQGDALATTELLDQKFFNDTSDYLWYLTSVEIQESDPLWGLDTTLHVHTDGHIVHAFLNGKHIGSKYSPDGHNHFIFETNAKLKLGTNEIVLLSVTAGLPNYGAKFEEIRTGIHGPVRLFATKNNEVIKKVLDNSKWVYHIGLHGEKMELYLPGTNPKHPWQSENLPSNRMFVWYKTTFKAPLGTDPVVVDLLGLGKGHAWVNGRSIGRYWPSYLASENGCDDIHKCDYRGAYGADKCVTNCGKSSQQWYHIPREFLNEDKNELVLFEEMGGTPLLVNFQTVTVGRICANANEGVNLELSCQGERVISDIKFASFGEPKGSCGEFVKGSCESPNTLSVLRNLCVGKGSCAVNVTEDTLGATGCKCGQYRLAVEAIC